A stretch of DNA from Streptomyces venezuelae:
GGCCTGTACGCCAAGCAGGCCGCGGGCGAGATCTCCGGGCTGACCGGGGTCGACGACCCGTACGAGGCCCCGGAGTCCCCGGACCTCCGTATCGAGTCGCACACCCAGTCCGTGCAGGAGTCGGCTTCGGCCCTGCACGCGCTGCTCACCGAGAGGGGCCTGGCATGACCACCGCCGCGCATCACCTGCACACCGACTCCGGCGCCGACGCGCCGTACGCGCTGTCGCACCTGGACGCCCTCGAGTCCGAGGCCGTGCACATCTTCCGCGAGGTGGCGGGCGAGTTCGAGAAGCCGGTGATCCTTTTCTCCGGCGGCAAGGACTCCATCGTCATGCTGCACCTGGCGCTGAAGGCGTTCGCTCCCGCGCCGGTGCCGTTCACCCTGCTGCACGTGGACACCGGCCACAACTTCCCCGAGGTCCTCGAATACCGCGACCGCACGGTGGCCGAGCACGGGCTGCGCCTGCACGTGGCCTCCGTCCAGGAGTACATCGACGCCGGCAGGCTGCGCGAGCGCCCGGACGGCACCCGCAACCCGCTGCAGACCGTCCCGCTGACCGAGGCGATCCAGCAGCTGAAGTTCGACGCCGTGTTCGGCGGCGGCCGGCGCGACGAGGAGAAGGCCCGCGCCAAGGAGCGGGTGTTCTCGCTGCGCGACGAGTTCTCCCAGTGGGACCCGCGCCGCCAGCGCCCCGAGCTGTGGCAGCTCTACAACGGCCGGCACGCCCCCGGCGAGCACGTCCGCGTGTTCCCGCTGTCCAACTGGACCGAGCTGGACGTGTGGCAGTACATCGCCCGCGAGAACATCGAGCTGCCCGAGATCTACTTCGCCCATGAGCGCGAGGTGTTCCAGCGCAACGGCATGTGGCTGACGGCCGGCGAGTGGGGCGGCCCGAAGGACACCGAGCAGGTCCAGACCCGGCTGATCCGCTACCGCACCGTCGGTGACATGTCCTGCACCGGTGCCGTCGACTCCGACGCCGCCACGCTGGACGCCGTGATCGCCGAGATCGCCGTCTCCCGGCTCACCGAGCGGGGCGCGACCCGCGCCGACGACAAGATGTCCGAGGCCGCGATGGAAGACCGCAAGCGCGAAGGGTACTTCTAGCCATGACCAGCACCACCGAGCAGCTCAGCGCTACCACGCTGCTGCGCTTCGCGACCGCCGGCTCCGTCGACGACGGCAAGTCCACCCTGGTCGGCCGGCTCCTGCACGACTCCAAGTCGGTCCTGGAGGACCAGCTGGAGGCCGTCGAGGCGGTCTCCCAGGCCCGCGGCCAGGAAGCCCCGGACCTGGCGCTGCTGACCGACGGCCTGCGGGCCGAGCGGGAGCAGGGCATCACCATCGACGTGGCCTACCGCTACTTCGCCACCGCGCGCCGCCGGTTCATCCTGGCGGACACCCCGGGGCACGTGCAGTACACCCGGAACATGGTCACCGGCGCCTCCACCGCCGAGCTGGCCGTGGTCCTGGTCGACGCCCGCAACGGCGTGGTCGAGCAGACCCGCCGGCACGCCGCCGTGGCCGCCCTGCTCCGCGTCCCGCACGTGGTCCTCGCGGTCAACAAGATGGACCTCGTCGACTACCGGGAGTCCGTCTTCGCGGCCATCGCGAAGGAGTTCACCACGTACGCCTCCGAGCTCGGCGTCCCGGAGATCACCGCGATCCCGATCTCGGCGCTGGCCGGGGACAACGTGGTGGAGCCGTCCGCGAACATGGACTGGTACGGCGGCCCGACGGTGCTGGAGCACCTGGAGACCGTGCCGGTCAGCCACGACCTCACGGCCTGCCCGGCGCGTTTCCCGGTGCAGTACGTGATCCGGCCGCAGACCGCCGAGCACCCCGACTACCGGGGCTACGCCGGCCAGATCGCCTCCGGTGTGCTGCGCGTCGGCGAGGCCGTGACCGTACTGCCCTCGGGGAAGACCTCGGTGATCGAGGGCATCGACGCGCTCGGCGAGAGCGTGGACATCGCCTGGGCGCCGCAGTCGGTGACCCTGCGGCTGGCCGACGACATCGACATCTCGCGCGGCGACCTGATCGCGCCGTCCGCGAGCGCCCCGGCCACCACCCAGGATGTCGAGGCGACGGTCTGCCACGTGGCGGACCAGCCGCTGACCGTCGGTGCCCGGGTGCTGCTGAAGCACACCACGCGCACGGTCAAGGCGATCGTCAAGGAGATCCCCTCGCGGCTGACCCTCGACGACCTGTCCCAGCACCCGGAGCCCGGGCAGCTGGTGGCGAACGACATCGGCCGCGTGGTCGTCCGCACCGCCGAGCCGCTGGCGCTCGACGCGTACGCCGACTCGCGCCGCACCGGGTCCTTCCTGCTGATCGACCCGGCCGACGGAACCACCCTCGCCGCGGGCATGGCGGGCGAGTCCTTCGCCTCCCGGGCCGAGACCGCGGTGGCCGAGGACGACGGGTGGGACTTCTGATCATGCCGTCCGACATGTACTCCACCTTTGCGAAGGAGGGCGGTCGCGTAGGCAGCGGCGCCCTCGGCAGTGGCCAGGGAGGGGTGGGCCGATGTGCGCGATGACCGCCTCCGCCCCTGCCCTTGTCCCGCTCCACAGACGAAAACGTCATAGATCATGACGTAACGAGAGGAATGGCCTCCGTGCCTGCCACCGGAACCGCCCGCACCACCGGCACCACCCGCACCACCGCGCGCCGCGGCCTCGCCGCCGCCGCCGCGCTGCCGCTCCTGATCGGCGCCCTCGCCTCCTGCGGGTACGGCTCCCAGGCCAAGAAGGACGAGCCCGCGGGCCAGGTGAAGGTCGCGGCCGACGCGAAGCCGCTGTCCGCGCCCGAGGTCCGGATCGGCTACTTCCCGAACCTGACGCACGCCACCGCCCTGGTCGGCGTCCAGGAGGGCCTCATCCAGAAGGAGCTGGGCGGCACGAAGATCAAGCCGCAGGCGTTCAACGCCGGCCCGTCCGAGATCGAGGCCCTCAACGGCGGCTCGCTCGACATCGGCTTCATCGGCCCCTCCCCCTCGATCAACGGCTACGTCAAGTCCAAGGGCCAGAACCTGCGGATCATCTCCGGCTCCGCCTCCGGTGGCGTGAAGCTGGTGGTGAACCCGGACAAGATCAAGACCCTGGACGACCTCAAGGGCAAGAAGATCGCCACCCCGCAGAAGGGGAACACCCAGGACGTCGCGTTCCTCAACTGGATCGCGGAGAAGGGCTGGAAGGTCGACCCGGAGTCCGGCAAGGGCGATGTCTCCGTGGTCCGCACGGACAACAAGGTCACCCCGGACGCCTTCACGTCCGGCTCCATCGACGGCGCATGGGTGCCGGAGCCGACGGCCTCCAAGCTGGTGTCCGACGGCGGTCGGGTCCTGCTGGACGAGACCTCCCTGTGGCCCGACAAGAAGTTCGTGATCACGAACGTCATCGTGTCGCAGAAGTTCCTCAAGGCGCACCCGGACGTGGTCGAGGCCGTGCTGAGGGGCACGGTGAAGACCAACGAGTGGATCAACGCCAACCCGGACAAGGCGAAGGCCTCGGCCAACGCGGCGCTGAAGGCGGAGACCGGCAAGGAGCTGGCGCCCGCGATCATCGATCCGGCCTGGCCGAGCATCGCGATCACCGATGACCCGCTGGCCGCCACGCTGAAGACGCAGGCCGACTACGCGGTCGAGGCGAAGCTCATCGAGGAGCCCGACCTGGCCGGCATCTACGACCTGACGCTGCTCAACAAGGTCCTGAAGGCCGCCGGCAAGCCCGAGGTCTCCGACGCCGGTCTCGGCGCCAAGTAATCCCGCAATCCCGCAATCCCCCGCGTTCCCAGGAGGTGACGACCATGGCCACCACGCTTGCCAAGGCTGCCGAGGGCACCGTGGCGGCGGCGACGCACGCCGCCCGGATCGAGCACGTCTCGAAGTCCTTCACCGGCCCGGCCGGTACTCAGCTCGTACTGGACGACATCAGCCTTGATGTCGCGCCGGGCGAGTTCGTCACCATCCTGGGGGCCTCGGGGTGTGGCAAGTCCACCCTGCTGAACCTGGTCGCGGGGCTGGACAAGCCGTCGGCGGGGTCCATCGAGACCCCCGGCGGCCGTCCGGCGCTGATGTTCCAGGAGCACGCCCTCTTCCCGTGGCTGACCGCGGGCAAGAACATCGAACTGGCCCTGAGACTGCGCGGGGTACCCAAGGCCGCGCGCCGGCAGGAGGCGGAGCGGCTGCTGGAGCTGGTCCGGCTCGGCGGCGCGTACGGCAAGCGGGTCCACGAGCTGTCCGGCGGTATGCGCCAGCGCGTGGCCCTGGCCCGGGCCCTGGCCCAGGACAGCCAGCTGCTCCTGATGGACGAGCCGTTCGCGGCCCTGGACGCCATCACCCGGGACGTGCTGCACGGCGAGCTCACCCGGATCTGGGAAGAGACCTCGCTGTCCGTCCTGTTCGTCACGCACAACGTGCGCGAGGCCGTACGCCTCGCCCAGCGCGTGGTGCTGCTGTCCTCCCGGCCCGGCCGGGTGGCGAAGGAATGGACCGTGGACATCGCGCAGCCGCGCCGCATCGAGGACGCGGACGTCGCCGAGCTGTCCCTCGAGATCACTGAACACCTGCGTGGGGAGATCCGCCGCCATGGCCAGCACTGAAACGAAGGCGAAGGCGGACGACCTCGCCGGCCTGGAGGCCGGACTCGACGCCCTGGACGCGGTGGAGATCCGCCGTACCCCGGTCCGGGAGGTCCTGCTCAACAAGGTCCTCCCGCCGGTCCTGGCGGTCACTCTGGTGCTCGCCGTCTGGCAGATCCTCGTCTCGGCGAAGGTCACCGACGAGACCAAGCTGCCCGCGCCGTCCGCGGTGTGGGACGGCCTGGCCGACATGTGGCTGCAGGGCACCCTGCTGGAGGTCATCTGGACCAGCGTGTCGCGCGGTCTGCTGGGCTTCCTGCTGGCGCTGGCCATCGGTACCCCGCTGGGCCTGCTGGTCGCGCGGGTGAAGCTGGTCCGCGCCGCGATCGGCCCGATCCTGCAGGGCCTTCAGTCCCTGCCGTCGGTGGCCTGGGTGCCGCCGGCCGTGCTCTGGTTCGGCCTCAACGACACGATGATGTTCACGGTGATCCTGCTGGGTGCCGTCCCCTCGATCGCCAACGGCCTCGTCTCCGGTGTCGACCAGGTGCCACCGCTGTTCCTGCGGGCCGGCCGCACGCTGGGGGCGACGGGCGTCAAGGGCGTGTGGCACGTGGTGATGCCGGCCGCGCTGCCCGGCTACCTGGCCGGTCTGAAGCAGGGCTGGGCCTTCTCCTGGCGGTCCCTGATGGCCGCCGAGATCATCGCCTCCTCCCCCGACCTGGGTCTGGGCCTGGGCCAGCTGCTGGAGAACGGCCGCAACAACATCGACCTGCCGGGCGTGTTCCTGGCGATCCTGCTGATCCTGGTCGTCGGCATCGCCATCGACCTGCTGATCTTCAGCCCGCTCGAGCGGTGGGTGCTGCGCAGCCGCGGCCTGCTGGTGAAGTGACGGCCGCCATGCACCGACCCGTCCTGCTCGTCATCGCCCACGGCAGTCGCGACCCGCGGCACGCGGCGACCGTACACGCCCTCACCCGGCGGGTGCGGGCGCTGCGGCCGGGGCTCCGGGTGGAGACGGCGTATCTGGACTTCAATGCCCCGACCGTGCCGCAGGTCCTGTCCTCGCTGCACTACTCGGGGGTCCGGGAGGTCATCGCCCTCCCCCTGCTGCTGACCCGGGCCTTCCATGCGAAGTCCGACATCCCGGCGGTACTGGCCGAGTCCGCCGCCCGGCTGCCCGGGCTCTCGGTCCGGGTGACGGAGGTCCTCGGCCCGTCGCCGCTGCTGCTCTCCGCACTGGAGCGGCGGCTGGCGGAGGCGGGGCTCGACCTGTCGTACTCCGCCCGTTCCACCACCGGCGTCGTGCTCGCGTCCGCCGGTTCCACCGACCCGGAGGCGATCGCAGTGATCGCTGAAATCGCGCGGGAGTGGCGGCACACCGGTTGGTGCGCCGTGCGGCCTGCGTTCGCCTCCGCTGCCCTGCCCCGCGTGGAGGACGCCGTGCGCGCCCTCCACGCGGAGGGGGTGCGGCAGGTGGCCGTCGCCCCGTACGTCATCGCACCCGGCCGTCTCCCGGACCGCATCGCGGCGGGCGCCGAAGCCGCCGGCGCGGACCTGCTGGCCCCCGTCCTGGGCCCGGCCCCGGAACTGGCCCGGCTGCTGCTGCGCCGCTACGACGAAACCCGTACGGCGGGCACCGCCACCGTACGGTCCGGCCCGCGCGCGGCGGCCCTGACCGCGTAGCGCGCCGGCTCCTCGCGGCCCGGCCGGAGGGGCGGGCCGGCACCGGCTCTTACGGCGGCTATCCGCGGGCGGTGGCTTCGTCCGCGAGGGCGGTCAGGTCGGCGATGGACATGGCGCCCGGCGGGAGTCCCTCGCGGGCCAGGATGTTCGCCGTGTGCCGCAGTACCTCGTTCACCGGCGTCGGTACCCCGTGCAGCCGGCCGAGCAGCGAGATCTCCCCGTTGAGGTAGTCCGCCTCGACCGAGCCCGTGCCCCGGCGCAGGCTCTGCCAGGAGGAGCCGCCGCGGACCCCGTCCGGCGGCTGGTTCACCTTGCCGTCGCGCGCGGCGGCCTGCTCGGCCTCGGTCGCGTACGCGATGCCCGCCGCCGCGTACGCCGCCTTCGCCTCGCGGATCGCCCGCAGCAGCAGCGCGGCCTTCGCGGGGTCCGGTTCCGGGCCGGTGGCCGCCTGGATCGCATTGCCCAGGTTGCCGAGCAGCTTGGCGTACTTCCAGCGCATCACGTCCTCGACCACCGGCGCCTCGAACCCGGACGTGGCCAGGTCGCCGGCGACCCGGCCGGCCAGCGGGTCGGTGCCGCCGGCCGCGCGGCCCAGGTGCAGGATGCCGGTGAGGGGTGCGCACAGGGCCGACACGGTGCCCGGTTGCAGGTAGGTGGACGGCAGCCAGACGCACACCCCGTACACCCGCGCGAACCGGCGGAGCGCCAGCCGCTCGCCCTCCACACCGTTCTGCAGGCAGAACACCGGCAGCCGCTGCGCGGCCGTGCCGCCGCCCGCCACCTCCGCATCGCTCCAGGAGTCGAGCGCGGCGAGGGCGTCC
This window harbors:
- the cysD gene encoding sulfate adenylyltransferase subunit CysD, with amino-acid sequence MTTAAHHLHTDSGADAPYALSHLDALESEAVHIFREVAGEFEKPVILFSGGKDSIVMLHLALKAFAPAPVPFTLLHVDTGHNFPEVLEYRDRTVAEHGLRLHVASVQEYIDAGRLRERPDGTRNPLQTVPLTEAIQQLKFDAVFGGGRRDEEKARAKERVFSLRDEFSQWDPRRQRPELWQLYNGRHAPGEHVRVFPLSNWTELDVWQYIARENIELPEIYFAHEREVFQRNGMWLTAGEWGGPKDTEQVQTRLIRYRTVGDMSCTGAVDSDAATLDAVIAEIAVSRLTERGATRADDKMSEAAMEDRKREGYF
- a CDS encoding sulfate adenylyltransferase subunit 1, whose protein sequence is MTSTTEQLSATTLLRFATAGSVDDGKSTLVGRLLHDSKSVLEDQLEAVEAVSQARGQEAPDLALLTDGLRAEREQGITIDVAYRYFATARRRFILADTPGHVQYTRNMVTGASTAELAVVLVDARNGVVEQTRRHAAVAALLRVPHVVLAVNKMDLVDYRESVFAAIAKEFTTYASELGVPEITAIPISALAGDNVVEPSANMDWYGGPTVLEHLETVPVSHDLTACPARFPVQYVIRPQTAEHPDYRGYAGQIASGVLRVGEAVTVLPSGKTSVIEGIDALGESVDIAWAPQSVTLRLADDIDISRGDLIAPSASAPATTQDVEATVCHVADQPLTVGARVLLKHTTRTVKAIVKEIPSRLTLDDLSQHPEPGQLVANDIGRVVVRTAEPLALDAYADSRRTGSFLLIDPADGTTLAAGMAGESFASRAETAVAEDDGWDF
- a CDS encoding aliphatic sulfonate ABC transporter substrate-binding protein, which encodes MPATGTARTTGTTRTTARRGLAAAAALPLLIGALASCGYGSQAKKDEPAGQVKVAADAKPLSAPEVRIGYFPNLTHATALVGVQEGLIQKELGGTKIKPQAFNAGPSEIEALNGGSLDIGFIGPSPSINGYVKSKGQNLRIISGSASGGVKLVVNPDKIKTLDDLKGKKIATPQKGNTQDVAFLNWIAEKGWKVDPESGKGDVSVVRTDNKVTPDAFTSGSIDGAWVPEPTASKLVSDGGRVLLDETSLWPDKKFVITNVIVSQKFLKAHPDVVEAVLRGTVKTNEWINANPDKAKASANAALKAETGKELAPAIIDPAWPSIAITDDPLAATLKTQADYAVEAKLIEEPDLAGIYDLTLLNKVLKAAGKPEVSDAGLGAK
- a CDS encoding ABC transporter ATP-binding protein, which gives rise to MATTLAKAAEGTVAAATHAARIEHVSKSFTGPAGTQLVLDDISLDVAPGEFVTILGASGCGKSTLLNLVAGLDKPSAGSIETPGGRPALMFQEHALFPWLTAGKNIELALRLRGVPKAARRQEAERLLELVRLGGAYGKRVHELSGGMRQRVALARALAQDSQLLLMDEPFAALDAITRDVLHGELTRIWEETSLSVLFVTHNVREAVRLAQRVVLLSSRPGRVAKEWTVDIAQPRRIEDADVAELSLEITEHLRGEIRRHGQH
- a CDS encoding ABC transporter permease; translation: MASTETKAKADDLAGLEAGLDALDAVEIRRTPVREVLLNKVLPPVLAVTLVLAVWQILVSAKVTDETKLPAPSAVWDGLADMWLQGTLLEVIWTSVSRGLLGFLLALAIGTPLGLLVARVKLVRAAIGPILQGLQSLPSVAWVPPAVLWFGLNDTMMFTVILLGAVPSIANGLVSGVDQVPPLFLRAGRTLGATGVKGVWHVVMPAALPGYLAGLKQGWAFSWRSLMAAEIIASSPDLGLGLGQLLENGRNNIDLPGVFLAILLILVVGIAIDLLIFSPLERWVLRSRGLLVK
- a CDS encoding sirohydrochlorin chelatase; translated protein: MHRPVLLVIAHGSRDPRHAATVHALTRRVRALRPGLRVETAYLDFNAPTVPQVLSSLHYSGVREVIALPLLLTRAFHAKSDIPAVLAESAARLPGLSVRVTEVLGPSPLLLSALERRLAEAGLDLSYSARSTTGVVLASAGSTDPEAIAVIAEIAREWRHTGWCAVRPAFASAALPRVEDAVRALHAEGVRQVAVAPYVIAPGRLPDRIAAGAEAAGADLLAPVLGPAPELARLLLRRYDETRTAGTATVRSGPRAAALTA
- a CDS encoding ketopantoate reductase family protein; its protein translation is MRYIIIGAGAVGATLGGRLAESGHEVVLVARGAHADALRADGLRLTTAEGTRVHRLPVVTGPAELGELRADDVLFLGVKTQDALAALDSWSDAEVAGGGTAAQRLPVFCLQNGVEGERLALRRFARVYGVCVWLPSTYLQPGTVSALCAPLTGILHLGRAAGGTDPLAGRVAGDLATSGFEAPVVEDVMRWKYAKLLGNLGNAIQAATGPEPDPAKAALLLRAIREAKAAYAAAGIAYATEAEQAAARDGKVNQPPDGVRGGSSWQSLRRGTGSVEADYLNGEISLLGRLHGVPTPVNEVLRHTANILAREGLPPGAMSIADLTALADEATARG